The Mesobacillus jeotgali genome window below encodes:
- a CDS encoding MMPL family transporter gives MRSIAEIVIKHKKAVVIAFVLFTLISTVAQFFVSVNYNMVDYLPEDAQSTRAMEIMEKEFTAEVPDTRVMVRDISLQEALRVKEELSAIDGVGDVIWLDDVVDLKTPLEMADKETVENYYKDGNALFSISVRSGDEVPITDAIYDLIGEDGAIAGEAINTASSQKMAGTESMYAAVLLVPIIIFILVISTTSWVEPLFFLTAIGVSVLINLGTNIFIGEVSFVTQSVAPILQLAVSLDYAVFLLHSFSDYRKQTNNPEEAMGLAMKKSFPAITASAATTFFGFIALTFMKFEIGSDLGINLVKGIVLSFISVMVFLPALTLLFYRWMDKTQHRSFVPSFTGIGNFVLKFKIPSLLLVLAILVPSFLAQSNTAFTYGLGEQPETTRAGSDFIEIKEAFGETTPIVLLVPKGDTAKEAELVQELEDLDYVTNVIAYVNMVGSVIPPEYLEESITKEFYSENYSRIIINTNQGTEGDIPFSIVQKVNGAAEKYYGDRALSLGESVTLYDIKNVVNKDNLVVNVLTVVTIAIVLLATFRSISIPLVLLITIQSAVWINLSIPYFTSSSLVFVGYLIISTVQLAATVDYAILLTEAYQYNRQEMSAKKAILKTLDEKTFSISISAAILSSVGFILWLTSSNPIVGSIGLLLGRGALLAFVMVVFLLPAMLLVFDKFIEKTTYKANFHEEK, from the coding sequence ATGAGAAGTATTGCTGAAATAGTCATAAAACATAAGAAAGCTGTTGTGATTGCGTTTGTTTTATTTACGTTAATCTCAACGGTGGCGCAATTTTTTGTGTCGGTCAATTATAATATGGTGGACTATTTGCCAGAAGATGCCCAGTCAACAAGGGCTATGGAAATCATGGAGAAGGAGTTCACAGCTGAGGTACCGGATACAAGGGTGATGGTCAGGGATATCTCCTTGCAGGAAGCGCTTAGGGTAAAAGAAGAATTGTCGGCCATAGATGGTGTTGGTGACGTCATATGGCTGGATGATGTGGTGGATTTGAAAACACCTCTTGAAATGGCAGACAAAGAGACCGTTGAAAATTACTACAAAGATGGAAATGCGCTGTTCTCGATCAGTGTCCGCTCTGGTGATGAGGTTCCAATCACCGATGCTATTTATGATTTGATTGGAGAAGACGGTGCGATTGCAGGCGAAGCCATCAATACCGCTTCTTCGCAAAAAATGGCTGGAACAGAGTCGATGTACGCAGCCGTCCTGCTTGTACCGATCATTATTTTCATTTTGGTGATCTCAACAACATCATGGGTGGAACCTTTATTTTTCCTGACGGCGATCGGGGTTTCGGTTCTGATCAACCTGGGAACGAACATTTTCATCGGCGAGGTATCCTTCGTCACCCAGTCAGTCGCACCGATCTTGCAGCTGGCCGTTTCACTGGATTATGCGGTGTTCCTGCTTCACAGCTTTTCTGATTACCGGAAGCAGACCAATAATCCTGAAGAAGCCATGGGTCTAGCGATGAAAAAGTCGTTCCCGGCGATTACCGCCAGCGCGGCGACAACATTTTTTGGATTCATCGCCCTGACATTCATGAAATTCGAGATAGGCTCCGATTTAGGAATCAATTTGGTAAAAGGAATAGTCCTGAGCTTTATCAGCGTCATGGTGTTTTTACCGGCGCTCACTTTACTTTTTTATAGATGGATGGACAAAACGCAGCACAGAAGTTTTGTTCCAAGCTTCACAGGAATCGGCAACTTTGTCCTCAAATTTAAGATACCAAGCCTGCTGCTCGTTTTGGCTATTCTCGTTCCAAGCTTTTTGGCGCAAAGCAATACGGCATTTACCTACGGCCTTGGGGAACAGCCGGAAACAACACGTGCCGGCAGTGATTTTATCGAGATAAAAGAGGCGTTTGGAGAAACGACTCCGATTGTCCTTTTGGTTCCTAAAGGAGATACAGCAAAGGAAGCAGAGCTAGTCCAGGAGCTGGAGGATCTGGATTACGTCACAAACGTGATTGCCTATGTGAATATGGTAGGTTCGGTCATCCCGCCTGAGTATTTGGAGGAGTCAATCACGAAAGAATTTTATTCGGAGAATTACAGCCGGATCATCATCAATACGAATCAGGGGACAGAAGGGGATATTCCTTTTTCAATCGTTCAAAAGGTAAACGGAGCAGCTGAAAAATATTATGGCGACAGGGCATTGAGCCTCGGGGAAAGCGTAACATTGTATGATATCAAGAATGTCGTCAACAAGGATAATCTCGTCGTGAACGTGTTGACAGTCGTGACGATTGCCATTGTCCTGCTGGCAACCTTTAGGTCGATTTCGATTCCACTCGTATTGCTGATCACAATCCAGTCAGCCGTCTGGATCAATCTGTCGATTCCGTATTTTACAAGTTCATCGCTGGTGTTTGTCGGATATTTGATCATCAGTACGGTACAGCTAGCGGCAACGGTGGATTATGCGATTTTGCTGACGGAAGCTTACCAGTATAACCGCCAGGAAATGTCAGCGAAAAAAGCAATCTTGAAAACATTGGATGAAAAAACGTTCTCCATCTCTATATCCGCAGCAATTTTATCGAGTGTCGGATTTATTTTGTGGTTGACGTCTTCCAACCCTATTGTTGGATCCATCGGTCTGTTATTAGGCAGGGGCGCATTGCTTGCGTTTGTGATGGTCGTATTTTTATTGCCGGCGATGCTGCTGGTGTTCGATAAATTCATTGAAAAGACGACCTATAAAGCAAATTTTCACGAGGAGAAATGA
- a CDS encoding YhgE/Pip domain-containing protein, with the protein MMMRTNKLLPAAIASMIILPSFLSYGAAAETGGKITSKDEVVYATLKSNGDLDDIYVVNTLEIAKAGEILDYGNYSSVKNLTDLSELEQKGQAVQIDAPEGKFYYQGNMEDNTELPWDIEISYLLDGHEVEASELAGKEGNLEIKINTAANEKADSIYFENYLLQVSLQLSNSYQNIEADGGMVANAGKNKQITFTVMPGQEEEFNVEADVVDFEFTGVDIAAVPSTLPIDTSEMESMTDDMSALSEAIRELDNGVGDLKKGVSELNNGAASLRDGSANYKSGMSDLYGSSSQIVGASSSIGDALKQISTSLSVDSAQMDVTSLSELPAVLTQLASGMEQAADGLATLRENYAMAYGALDGAIKGIPAHQVSEKEIEALYSSGADANVVNKLVESYTAAQKVKGTYSQVQEAFAAVDPTLKQVSGSVSEMSAGLTAIADELSASLKDMDMSGLQQLQKGLAELSSQYGDFHSGLVGYTGGVSKLAASYNQLHSGVAGLADGTGELNKGVSELNDGTSELHQETKDLPEQMQQEINEMIKEYDKSDFVPVSFVSAKNENITSVQFVIKTEAIEKEEQEEKQAKPEKKKGFWDLLMDLF; encoded by the coding sequence ATGATGATGAGAACAAATAAATTACTTCCTGCAGCTATCGCATCGATGATCATCTTGCCTTCATTTCTTAGTTACGGTGCGGCAGCAGAAACTGGAGGGAAAATCACTTCCAAAGACGAAGTCGTATACGCGACATTGAAATCCAATGGAGATCTCGATGATATTTATGTCGTCAATACATTGGAGATAGCGAAGGCTGGGGAAATTCTTGATTATGGGAATTATAGCAGCGTCAAGAACCTGACTGACCTGTCTGAACTTGAGCAGAAAGGGCAGGCCGTCCAGATTGATGCTCCTGAAGGAAAGTTCTATTATCAGGGAAACATGGAAGACAATACAGAGCTGCCATGGGATATTGAGATTTCCTATTTGCTTGATGGACATGAGGTTGAAGCATCGGAGCTTGCGGGAAAAGAAGGCAATCTGGAAATAAAGATCAATACTGCTGCCAACGAAAAGGCAGACAGCATTTATTTTGAGAATTATTTATTGCAAGTTTCCCTGCAACTCTCGAATAGCTATCAAAATATAGAAGCTGATGGCGGCATGGTTGCGAATGCGGGAAAAAACAAACAAATTACTTTCACAGTAATGCCAGGCCAGGAGGAAGAGTTCAACGTCGAAGCTGACGTGGTGGATTTTGAATTCACAGGCGTCGATATTGCAGCCGTTCCGTCGACCCTGCCGATCGACACTTCGGAAATGGAGAGCATGACCGATGATATGTCGGCATTGTCAGAGGCAATCAGGGAATTGGATAATGGCGTTGGCGACCTGAAAAAAGGTGTTTCGGAACTGAATAATGGCGCAGCAAGCCTGCGCGATGGTTCGGCAAATTATAAAAGCGGCATGAGCGACCTGTATGGTTCATCCTCACAAATCGTCGGAGCATCGAGTTCCATTGGCGATGCATTGAAACAAATCAGCACGTCACTTTCCGTAGATTCAGCTCAAATGGATGTAACGAGCTTGAGTGAACTGCCTGCAGTCCTGACTCAATTAGCCAGTGGGATGGAGCAGGCAGCCGATGGACTGGCAACTTTGCGTGAAAATTATGCTATGGCATACGGTGCACTTGATGGCGCGATTAAAGGCATTCCGGCTCATCAGGTTTCAGAGAAAGAGATAGAAGCATTATACAGCAGCGGCGCTGATGCAAATGTTGTCAATAAGCTGGTTGAGTCCTATACAGCTGCCCAGAAAGTCAAAGGGACTTATTCACAAGTACAGGAAGCATTTGCAGCCGTTGACCCAACACTGAAGCAAGTCAGCGGATCGGTATCCGAAATGAGCGCAGGGCTTACAGCGATAGCCGATGAACTGTCTGCATCTCTTAAGGATATGGATATGAGCGGCTTGCAACAGCTGCAGAAAGGGCTCGCGGAATTATCCTCTCAATACGGGGATTTCCACTCCGGTCTTGTTGGTTATACAGGAGGAGTGAGCAAGCTGGCAGCTTCCTATAATCAGCTGCATTCTGGAGTTGCAGGTCTGGCAGATGGCACAGGTGAATTGAACAAAGGAGTCAGTGAACTCAACGACGGAACAAGTGAATTGCATCAGGAAACGAAAGACCTGCCTGAGCAAATGCAGCAGGAAATCAATGAAATGATCAAGGAGTATGACAAATCGGACTTCGTGCCAGTTTCTTTTGTGTCAGCGAAGAACGAGAACATTACTTCCGTCCAATTCGTCATCAAAACAGAAGCTATTGAAAAAGAGGAACAAGAAGAGAAACAAGCAAAGCCTGAGAAGAAGAAAGGCTTTTGGGATCTTTTGATGGATTTATTCTAG
- a CDS encoding ferritin: protein MISDKLVNGLVEQMNYEFYSAHAYMAMAAYCSAENLDGFANFFLVQAEEERFHAMKFYNFINDMGERVTFDGFHAPSNEFESVLDVFEKGLGHEKEVTRRIYKLADIALDEREHATMTFLKWFIEEQVEEEALFDSLIQKLRRIDQDSNAFFMLENELAQRSFTAPESK, encoded by the coding sequence ATGATCAGCGACAAGTTGGTTAATGGTTTGGTTGAACAAATGAATTATGAATTTTATTCTGCACATGCGTATATGGCGATGGCTGCGTATTGCTCAGCGGAGAATTTAGATGGTTTTGCGAATTTCTTTTTAGTACAAGCTGAAGAAGAACGCTTCCATGCGATGAAGTTTTACAATTTCATCAATGATATGGGTGAGCGCGTGACATTCGATGGCTTCCATGCCCCGTCAAACGAATTCGAGTCCGTTCTTGATGTTTTTGAAAAAGGACTTGGGCACGAGAAGGAAGTCACACGCCGTATTTACAAACTTGCGGATATCGCACTCGATGAGCGTGAACATGCCACGATGACATTCCTAAAATGGTTCATTGAAGAACAGGTTGAAGAAGAAGCCCTGTTCGACAGCCTCATCCAGAAGCTGCGCCGGATTGACCAGGACAGCAACGCATTCTTCATGCTCGAAAATGAACTTGCTCAGCGTTCATTCACTGCTCCAGAGTCAAAATAA
- a CDS encoding catalase, whose amino-acid sequence MNKDEKNHSVNETSKDQQLEQFRSGHDGEALTTNQGVRVTDDEHSLKAGVRGPTLMEDFHFREKMTHFDHERIPERAVHARGYAAHGYFQVYEPMAEYTKAKFLQDPGKKTPVFVRFSTVAGSRGSGDTVRDVRGFATKFYTEEGNYDLVGNNIPVFFIQDAIKFPDLVHSFKPEPHNEIPQASTAHDTFWDFVVNNPESAHTVIWAMSDRAIPRSYRMMEGFGVHTFRFVNEQGKARFVKFHWKPVLGVHSLVWDEAQKLAGKDPDFHRKDLYEAIEKGDYPEFELGVQMIEEEDEFKFDFDVLDPTKIWPEELVPVKIIGKMTLDRNVTNVFAETEQVAFHPGHVVPGIDFTNDPLLQGRLFSYTDTQLTRLGGPNFHEIPINRPVCPFHNNQRDGMHRMTIDRGQVSYHQNSLQNNNPKPVPANEGGFEHYQEKVEGRKVRQRSDSFNDHYSQAILFWNSMSDVEKQHIIDAYSFELGKVKSKDIQKKVVEMLSNIDSFLAEQVADSLGMEVPADSKPMEVTLTSPALSQMNTVKLPNTRKVAILADNGFNGAEIFGLMEMLEKSGITAEVISQKLGMLKGDDGREIEVNHTFLTSSSVLYDALYVAGGQQSVESLKQKKEAVYFVDEAYSHFKAIGAGIEGSVLFAAAGINAEGAPGVVVFESSKEVTGDSQKFIDAVIAHRHWNRMM is encoded by the coding sequence ATGAATAAAGACGAGAAGAATCATTCTGTGAACGAGACTTCCAAGGATCAGCAGCTTGAACAATTCAGATCTGGACATGATGGGGAGGCGCTGACTACGAATCAGGGAGTGCGTGTAACAGATGATGAGCATTCCTTGAAGGCGGGAGTGCGCGGACCGACATTGATGGAGGATTTCCACTTCCGTGAAAAGATGACCCATTTTGACCATGAACGGATTCCTGAGCGTGCAGTCCACGCAAGAGGGTATGCGGCTCATGGATACTTTCAGGTGTACGAGCCAATGGCTGAATATACGAAAGCGAAATTCTTGCAGGATCCGGGCAAAAAGACACCGGTCTTTGTGCGTTTTTCAACGGTGGCAGGTTCACGTGGATCTGGTGATACTGTCCGTGATGTACGCGGGTTCGCGACCAAGTTTTATACAGAGGAAGGCAATTACGACCTTGTCGGTAACAATATCCCTGTTTTTTTCATCCAGGATGCGATTAAATTCCCTGATTTGGTCCATTCCTTCAAACCTGAGCCGCACAATGAAATTCCGCAGGCTTCGACCGCCCATGATACATTCTGGGATTTTGTTGTGAATAATCCGGAGTCCGCGCATACCGTCATTTGGGCGATGTCCGACCGCGCCATTCCGCGCAGCTATCGGATGATGGAAGGGTTCGGGGTCCACACTTTCCGTTTTGTCAATGAACAAGGCAAGGCCCGTTTTGTAAAATTCCATTGGAAGCCGGTGCTGGGAGTCCACTCACTGGTTTGGGATGAAGCGCAAAAGCTTGCCGGGAAAGATCCGGATTTTCATCGCAAAGATCTGTATGAGGCTATTGAGAAAGGCGATTATCCGGAATTTGAGCTTGGCGTCCAGATGATTGAGGAAGAAGATGAATTTAAATTCGATTTTGATGTGCTGGATCCTACGAAAATCTGGCCAGAGGAATTAGTACCCGTCAAGATCATCGGAAAAATGACTCTGGACCGGAACGTCACGAATGTTTTTGCTGAGACAGAGCAAGTCGCTTTCCATCCGGGCCATGTAGTGCCAGGTATCGATTTTACGAATGACCCGCTTTTGCAGGGAAGATTGTTCTCTTATACAGACACCCAGCTGACACGTCTTGGCGGTCCTAATTTCCATGAGATCCCGATTAATAGGCCAGTTTGTCCATTCCATAACAACCAGCGCGACGGCATGCACAGGATGACGATTGACCGAGGACAGGTTTCCTATCATCAGAACTCCTTGCAGAATAACAATCCAAAGCCTGTTCCTGCGAACGAGGGAGGCTTTGAGCATTATCAGGAAAAAGTGGAAGGCAGGAAGGTCCGTCAGCGCAGTGACAGCTTCAATGACCACTATTCCCAGGCGATCCTTTTCTGGAACAGCATGTCGGATGTGGAAAAACAGCATATTATCGACGCTTACAGCTTTGAGCTTGGAAAAGTGAAAAGCAAGGACATCCAAAAGAAGGTTGTCGAGATGCTGAGTAATATTGACTCCTTCCTTGCAGAGCAGGTGGCGGATAGTCTGGGCATGGAAGTTCCGGCAGACAGCAAGCCGATGGAAGTGACGCTGACTTCACCGGCGCTTAGCCAGATGAATACTGTGAAACTGCCAAATACAAGAAAGGTAGCGATCCTTGCTGACAATGGCTTCAATGGCGCTGAAATTTTCGGCTTGATGGAAATGCTGGAAAAAAGCGGCATCACCGCGGAAGTCATCAGCCAGAAACTGGGCATGCTTAAAGGCGATGACGGTAGAGAAATCGAAGTGAATCACACGTTCCTTACAAGCAGTTCCGTATTGTACGATGCCCTGTATGTAGCAGGCGGACAGCAAAGCGTGGAAAGCCTAAAGCAAAAGAAAGAAGCAGTATATTTCGTCGATGAAGCATACAGCCATTTCAAGGCAATTGGTGCTGGAATAGAGGGATCAGTTCTATTCGCAGCGGCAGGCATAAATGCTGAAGGTGCTCCTGGTGTAGTCGTTTTCGAGAGCAGCAAGGAAGTGACAGGCGACAGCCAGAAATTCATCGATGCAGTTATTGCGCACCGCCACTGGAACCGAATGATGTAA
- a CDS encoding NAD(P)H-binding protein — protein MKVIVIGAHSSVGEFVVSKLMENGYTSCAVVSDENQIDLLKKRGATEVVLYEERILPTLFQGYDAAIYLTGTNPRAQTGRTVMVDHESVIETVKEAEKQGVKRFVMMSAIMANEAEGDDSREIGAKEMPDELLRQSNLTYTIVQPGALTDKPGHGKVSAAETLDSNELEISNEDIAEVLVISLENEAAFNKTFEVAEGDTVITKALSSL, from the coding sequence ATGAAGGTAATCGTTATTGGGGCTCATAGCAGCGTCGGGGAGTTTGTTGTCAGCAAGCTGATGGAAAATGGATATACATCCTGTGCGGTCGTCAGCGATGAGAATCAGATCGATCTGCTGAAAAAGAGAGGAGCTACAGAAGTAGTTCTATATGAAGAAAGAATCCTGCCGACATTATTCCAAGGATATGATGCCGCCATTTATCTAACTGGCACCAATCCGAGGGCCCAAACAGGCCGGACTGTAATGGTGGACCATGAGTCGGTCATTGAGACTGTAAAAGAAGCAGAGAAGCAGGGTGTTAAGCGTTTTGTGATGATGAGCGCCATCATGGCCAATGAAGCGGAAGGCGATGACAGCCGGGAAATTGGCGCGAAAGAGATGCCCGATGAGTTGCTGCGGCAATCCAATTTGACGTATACCATCGTGCAGCCGGGAGCTTTAACAGATAAACCCGGTCATGGGAAAGTATCTGCAGCTGAAACGCTGGATTCAAATGAGCTTGAAATTTCAAATGAGGACATCGCGGAGGTATTAGTCATATCGCTGGAAAACGAGGCTGCTTTTAACAAAACTTTCGAAGTGGCAGAAGGAGATACAGTCATAACAAAAGCTTTATCTTCATTATAG